Proteins encoded together in one uncultured Fusobacterium sp. window:
- the kdpF gene encoding K(+)-transporting ATPase subunit F, with amino-acid sequence MYILGAIILLLFAYLFYVLFNPDKF; translated from the coding sequence ATGTATATATTGGGAGCAATAATATTATTACTATTTGCATATTTATTTTACGTTTTATTCAATCCAGATAAATTTTAA
- the kdpA gene encoding potassium-transporting ATPase subunit KdpA yields the protein MNLTNLFLFLLAFIILIVPTGKHISKLIIHEKTICDSFFSKIEKPIFLITKIENMSLKDYILAFLGANLFMFILTYVILAVEGSSPSLAFNTAVSFITNTNLQHYSGEWLNGMGSRLALINLMFTSAASGLAICMAIARGILGYRLGNFFEDLTKSTTRVLLPIALGVAIVLVILGLPQTFETQTVVKTLEDKYQVIALGPAAAWEAIKHLGTNGGGLFSANSSHPFENVSLYTNYIEMMCMMIIPGAIVMGFGMAAKNKKQGWFIFIPIFLLFLLSLFVLYYFEKQGTPIFTQYGMKGINMEGKEMRFGLLASILFTDVTTSFTTGSVNNMHDSLTPMGGLVPLWNMMLNCIFGGKGVGFMNIIMYMILSVFLCGLMVGRTPEFFGKKIEAKEIQIITFLILVHPIIILVPSAISLVCEMGSSAITNGGFHGVSQVLYEYTSSAANNGSGFEGLGDGTTFWNITTGIVMFLGRYISMALMVVVGYSMYKKQSVPITSSTFKTDNLVFSFILFFIILIIGALTFLPALALGPIAEHLSIWG from the coding sequence ATGAATTTAACTAATTTATTTCTTTTCCTTTTGGCTTTTATTATTTTAATTGTTCCAACAGGAAAACATATTTCAAAATTGATTATTCATGAAAAAACAATATGTGATTCATTTTTTTCAAAGATAGAAAAACCTATATTTTTAATAACAAAAATTGAAAATATGAGCTTAAAAGATTATATATTAGCTTTTTTAGGAGCTAACTTATTTATGTTTATATTAACTTATGTAATATTGGCAGTAGAAGGTTCATCACCATCACTTGCATTTAATACAGCAGTAAGTTTTATAACAAATACAAACTTACAACACTATTCAGGAGAATGGTTAAATGGCATGGGTTCAAGATTAGCTCTTATAAACTTAATGTTTACATCAGCAGCTAGTGGACTTGCAATATGTATGGCAATAGCTAGAGGAATTTTAGGATATAGATTAGGAAACTTTTTTGAAGATTTAACAAAATCAACTACAAGAGTCTTACTTCCAATAGCTTTAGGAGTTGCTATTGTGTTAGTTATATTGGGATTGCCTCAAACTTTTGAAACTCAAACAGTGGTAAAAACTTTAGAAGATAAATATCAAGTTATTGCATTAGGACCAGCAGCAGCTTGGGAAGCAATAAAACATTTGGGAACAAACGGTGGAGGATTATTTTCAGCAAACTCTTCACACCCATTTGAAAATGTTAGTTTATATACTAACTATATAGAAATGATGTGTATGATGATAATACCAGGGGCTATAGTAATGGGATTTGGTATGGCAGCTAAAAATAAAAAACAAGGTTGGTTTATATTTATACCGATATTCTTATTATTCTTACTTTCATTATTTGTACTTTACTATTTTGAAAAACAAGGAACACCAATATTTACTCAATATGGAATGAAGGGCATTAACATGGAAGGTAAAGAGATGAGATTTGGGCTTCTAGCTTCAATATTATTTACAGATGTAACAACATCATTTACTACAGGTAGTGTAAATAATATGCATGATTCTTTAACTCCTATGGGAGGTTTAGTTCCTCTATGGAATATGATGTTAAACTGCATTTTTGGTGGAAAAGGTGTAGGATTTATGAATATAATCATGTATATGATTTTAAGTGTATTCCTATGTGGATTGATGGTGGGAAGAACTCCAGAATTCTTTGGTAAAAAAATAGAAGCTAAAGAAATTCAAATTATAACTTTCCTAATTCTAGTTCACCCTATTATTATATTAGTACCTAGTGCTATTTCACTTGTTTGTGAAATGGGAAGTAGTGCAATAACAAATGGGGGATTCCATGGAGTATCTCAAGTACTATATGAATATACTTCAAGTGCTGCAAATAATGGATCAGGATTTGAAGGATTAGGAGATGGAACAACTTTCTGGAATATTACTACAGGTATAGTTATGTTTTTAGGAAGATATATAAGTATGGCATTGATGGTTGTAGTAGGATATTCAATGTATAAAAAACAATCTGTACCTATTACAAGTTCAACTTTTAAAACAGATAATTTAGTATTTTCATTTATATTATTCTTTATAATTTTAATAATTGGTGCTCTTACATTCTTACCTGCTTTAGCATTAGGACCAATAGCAGAACATTTGAGCATCTGGGGGTAA